The following are encoded in a window of Halorarum salinum genomic DNA:
- a CDS encoding ABC transporter ATP-binding protein: MGETLLEVEDLHTRFRTRGGTVHAVEGVSFTVEAGEIVGIVGESGSGKSVTARSLVRLEDPGFIPEGSIDFDGIEMTEANERTVRRVRGDGMAMVFQDPMETLNPVFSVGEQIVESIKVHESPDRQRLLEYLNVPLFGSWDDRRGMRQRAIDLMGDVGIPHPDERISAYPHEFSGGMRQRAMLAIALAREPDLLVADEPTTALDVTIQAEILERIRELNEELGMGVLLITHDIGVVAELCDRVVVMYAGQVMEEGPVERVLTEPRHPYTESLLGCMPQNTSRGEPLNVIDGQVPSMIGEPTGCPFANRCGHSSVDCREAPLPEERVGDEHVSNCHHVDELATSTEVER, encoded by the coding sequence ATGGGAGAGACGCTACTGGAGGTCGAGGACCTCCACACACGGTTCAGGACCCGCGGCGGAACAGTCCACGCTGTCGAAGGGGTCTCCTTCACCGTCGAGGCGGGGGAGATCGTCGGGATCGTCGGGGAGAGCGGGTCGGGCAAGTCCGTCACCGCCCGGTCGCTCGTTCGACTCGAGGATCCCGGTTTCATCCCGGAGGGATCGATCGACTTCGACGGCATCGAGATGACCGAGGCGAACGAGCGGACCGTCCGACGAGTTCGGGGCGACGGGATGGCGATGGTGTTCCAGGACCCGATGGAGACGCTCAACCCCGTCTTCTCCGTCGGCGAACAGATCGTGGAGTCGATCAAGGTCCACGAGTCACCCGACAGACAGCGGCTCCTCGAGTACCTGAACGTCCCGCTGTTCGGTAGCTGGGACGATCGGCGTGGGATGCGACAGCGGGCTATCGACCTGATGGGGGACGTGGGAATCCCTCACCCCGACGAACGGATCTCCGCGTACCCACACGAGTTCTCCGGTGGAATGCGCCAACGCGCGATGCTCGCCATCGCGCTCGCCCGGGAACCCGACCTGCTCGTCGCGGACGAACCGACGACCGCGCTCGACGTGACCATCCAGGCGGAGATCCTGGAGCGCATCCGCGAACTGAACGAGGAACTGGGGATGGGCGTGCTGCTGATCACCCACGACATCGGCGTCGTCGCGGAACTCTGTGACAGGGTCGTCGTGATGTACGCCGGGCAGGTGATGGAGGAGGGTCCCGTCGAGCGGGTGCTCACCGAGCCGCGTCACCCCTACACGGAGTCCCTGCTCGGGTGTATGCCACAGAACACGTCCCGTGGAGAACCGCTGAACGTCATCGACGGGCAGGTCCCCTCGATGATCGGCGAACCGACGGGCTGTCCGTTCGCAAACCGGTGTGGCCACTCGAGCGTGGACTGCAGGGAGGCCCCCCTCCCGGAGGAGCGGGTCGGCGACGAGCACGTCTCGAACTGCCATCACGTCGACGAACTCGCCACCTCGACGGAGGTGGAACGGTGA
- the nikB gene encoding nickel ABC transporter permease gives MQEFVIRRAVTMVLVLIGVSILTFCLLFLTPGDPAETILRQQMGGRTPSAEAIEQFRESQGLNRPVPIQYVDWVSDVLQGNLRQSYYQETPVSRMILNRLPATLELAVAGMLVALAIALPTGIVSAVHKGEAPDYVSQFAALLGVSMPNFWLGYLLIIVFSLYLGLFPVSGVGSLDKLVLPAVTLGSGMAAIVTRLVRSSMLEVLEEEYIDTARSKGLKERIVVYKHALRNALIPVVTIVGLQFGYLLNGAVIVEIVFQRPGLGALLIDAIFARDYPVVQGLVLVIAVIFVVTNFLVDLTYRYIDPRISFEGENA, from the coding sequence ATGCAAGAATTCGTCATCCGGCGAGCAGTGACGATGGTGCTCGTACTGATCGGTGTGTCGATCCTCACGTTCTGTCTCCTGTTTCTCACACCGGGGGACCCGGCGGAGACGATTCTCCGCCAGCAGATGGGCGGACGGACGCCGTCGGCGGAGGCGATCGAACAGTTCCGCGAGAGTCAGGGGTTGAACCGTCCCGTCCCCATCCAGTACGTCGACTGGGTGTCGGACGTGCTGCAGGGTAACCTCCGCCAGTCGTACTACCAGGAGACGCCGGTGAGCCGGATGATCCTCAATCGGCTCCCGGCGACGCTCGAACTCGCGGTCGCCGGGATGCTCGTGGCGCTGGCGATCGCGCTCCCGACCGGCATCGTCAGCGCGGTCCACAAGGGGGAGGCCCCGGACTACGTCAGCCAGTTCGCCGCCCTGCTGGGCGTGTCGATGCCGAACTTCTGGCTCGGTTACCTGCTCATCATCGTCTTCTCGCTCTACCTGGGACTGTTCCCGGTGTCCGGCGTCGGGAGCCTCGACAAACTCGTCCTCCCGGCGGTGACGCTGGGTTCGGGGATGGCGGCGATCGTCACCCGACTGGTTCGGTCGTCGATGCTCGAGGTGCTCGAGGAGGAGTACATCGATACGGCCCGCTCGAAGGGGTTGAAAGAGCGGATCGTCGTCTACAAACACGCGCTCCGGAACGCGCTCATCCCCGTCGTGACGATCGTCGGCCTCCAGTTCGGCTACCTGCTGAACGGGGCCGTCATCGTCGAGATCGTCTTCCAGCGACCGGGGCTGGGGGCGCTCCTCATCGACGCCATCTTCGCTCGCGACTACCCCGTCGTCCAGGGGCTCGTCCTCGTCATCGCGGTCATCTTCGTGGTGACGAACTTCCTCGTGGACCTGACCTACCGGTACATCGACCCGCGCATCTCATTCGAGGGTGAGAACGCATGA
- the nikC gene encoding nickel transporter permease, which translates to MNGSDSGTGGSVVAGTRRRLGSIRDSRRLDQFLENNLNVVGLLFVSLVVLSAVFAPAIAPEGPNEQDLFDRLESPSAEHPMGTDQLGRDVLSRLLYGARISLRIAVVVVTITLAIGTAVGLVAGYAGGWVDEALMRVVDVLLAFPGILLALVIAGILGPSLTNIMIALAVVGWTQYARIIRGSVLSVKEEEFVKSAQLMGVSRARILLRHVLPNVVTPVVVLATMDMAYVILGTAGLSFLGLGAQPPTPEWGTMLSQGRNYVDTAWWIVNFPGLAIMITVLGFNLLGDGLRDVLDPRDVGGLEDKGM; encoded by the coding sequence ATGAACGGGAGCGATTCCGGAACGGGGGGCTCGGTCGTCGCCGGGACGCGCCGTCGCCTCGGATCGATCCGCGACTCCCGACGGCTCGACCAGTTCCTCGAGAACAACCTGAACGTCGTCGGCCTGCTGTTCGTCTCGCTGGTCGTCCTGTCGGCCGTGTTCGCGCCCGCCATCGCGCCCGAGGGCCCGAACGAGCAGGACCTGTTCGATCGGCTCGAATCGCCATCGGCCGAACACCCGATGGGGACCGATCAGCTCGGCAGGGACGTCCTCTCACGGCTACTGTACGGCGCACGCATCTCGCTCCGCATCGCCGTCGTCGTCGTGACGATCACGCTCGCCATCGGTACGGCAGTCGGTCTCGTCGCGGGCTACGCGGGCGGCTGGGTCGACGAGGCACTGATGCGCGTCGTCGACGTGTTGCTGGCCTTCCCGGGCATCCTGTTGGCGCTCGTCATCGCCGGGATCCTCGGGCCGAGTTTGACGAACATCATGATCGCGCTCGCGGTCGTGGGCTGGACCCAGTACGCGAGGATCATCCGCGGGAGCGTCCTGTCGGTCAAGGAGGAGGAGTTCGTGAAATCCGCACAGCTGATGGGCGTCTCCCGGGCGCGCATCCTGCTCCGACACGTCCTCCCGAACGTCGTGACCCCGGTCGTCGTTCTCGCGACGATGGACATGGCATACGTCATCCTCGGGACGGCCGGACTCTCGTTCCTGGGACTGGGCGCACAGCCGCCGACTCCGGAGTGGGGGACGATGCTCTCGCAAGGCCGCAACTACGTCGACACCGCGTGGTGGATCGTGAACTTCCCCGGACTCGCCATCATGATAACCGTCCTCGGGTTCAACCTCCTGGGGGACGGACTCCGGGACGTTCTCGATCCACGTGACGTCGGCGGACTCGAAGACAAGGGGATGTAA
- a CDS encoding ABC transporter substrate-binding protein, with the protein MPYYTNILEPLIWVTDEMELEPWLATDWEATGETTWEFSIREGVTFHNGEELVADHVVWSFEQVLAEWSYAPGWLHIEPGNVTALDEYTVEFETMDPFPTFPGTIAHNMIAIQHPDRSRENFEPIGTGPYQVEEREESQYVRTSAFDDYWNGDVELEELTFNVIADPNTRALSLQNGDVDVAFEPPKSRVGSLRENDETNVTTNLSPGAVYVGCNIYKEPMDDAKLRQALNYATSQTDLVETILSGIGEPAKGPVAESIFWSGHENLPDYEQDMEEASRLVEESSYDGEALGFYLSNEQVDGELLAQALQQWYDEIGVNVEIQVVEEASFEDTVRAGDPHLVLESSGTNSGAADYLIYETFHSEGDVNERLYADEGTGIYNLGDEVDRFIEEGFQTGDQEEKERKYEQALQRIMEEAVVVPINYSEYIVATSSDVANMDLRPIPEMVRWTGLQNA; encoded by the coding sequence ATGCCGTACTACACGAATATCCTCGAGCCACTCATCTGGGTGACCGACGAGATGGAACTGGAGCCGTGGCTCGCCACCGACTGGGAGGCGACGGGCGAGACGACGTGGGAGTTCTCGATTCGCGAGGGGGTAACGTTCCACAACGGGGAGGAACTCGTCGCGGACCACGTCGTCTGGTCGTTCGAGCAGGTCCTCGCCGAGTGGTCGTACGCCCCGGGGTGGCTCCACATCGAACCCGGCAACGTCACTGCGCTCGACGAGTACACGGTCGAGTTCGAGACGATGGACCCGTTCCCGACGTTCCCCGGGACCATCGCTCACAACATGATCGCCATCCAGCACCCCGACAGGAGCCGTGAGAACTTCGAGCCCATCGGCACCGGCCCCTACCAGGTGGAGGAACGGGAGGAGAGCCAGTACGTTCGAACGTCGGCGTTCGACGACTACTGGAACGGCGACGTGGAACTCGAAGAGTTGACGTTCAACGTCATCGCCGACCCGAACACCCGGGCGCTCTCGTTGCAGAACGGGGACGTCGACGTCGCGTTCGAGCCGCCCAAGAGCCGGGTGGGGTCGCTCCGCGAGAACGATGAAACGAACGTCACCACGAACCTCTCGCCCGGCGCCGTCTACGTCGGCTGCAACATCTACAAGGAGCCGATGGACGACGCGAAGCTCCGCCAGGCGCTCAACTACGCGACCTCACAGACGGACCTCGTCGAAACCATCCTCTCCGGGATCGGCGAACCCGCGAAGGGGCCCGTCGCGGAGAGCATCTTCTGGTCCGGCCACGAGAACCTCCCGGACTACGAGCAGGACATGGAGGAGGCGAGCCGTCTGGTCGAGGAGTCAAGCTACGACGGCGAGGCCCTCGGGTTCTACCTCTCGAACGAACAGGTCGACGGCGAACTGCTCGCGCAGGCGCTCCAGCAGTGGTACGACGAGATCGGCGTGAACGTGGAGATCCAGGTCGTCGAGGAGGCCAGTTTCGAGGACACCGTCCGCGCGGGCGACCCACATCTCGTCCTCGAGTCGTCCGGGACCAACAGCGGCGCCGCGGACTACCTCATCTACGAGACGTTCCACTCGGAGGGGGACGTCAACGAGCGGCTCTACGCCGACGAGGGGACCGGGATCTACAATCTCGGCGACGAGGTCGACCGGTTCATCGAAGAGGGGTTCCAGACCGGGGACCAGGAGGAGAAGGAGCGGAAGTACGAGCAAGCGCTACAGCGAATCATGGAAGAGGCCGTCGTCGTCCCCATAAACTACAGCGAGTACATCGTGGCGACGTCGAGCGACGTCGCGAACATGGACCTCAGACCGATCCCCGAGATGGTCCGGTGGACGGGACTGCAGAACGCCTAA